CACGGTTGTGATGAGCATAAATGAGAGTCTGCTCACAGAGGCGCTGGATGCGTGGGATGTGGCGGAGAACTATCTGCTTTGTGATAACGTGGTGATCAGCGCCCGGGATAACAAAGATATCGGAAAAACAGCAGAAGATATCAGACGGGACGGATACGAATATACTTCTGCGGTGAATGAAACGACCGGATTTACCATTTACAACCGGCAGTCGCTCAAAGCGTATCACGATACACTGTATGAACAGGGGGGGTTCTGGCTGCTCATAACGGCCGCTCTGGCAGGCGGTGTCTTTGTGCTTGGCTATGTGCTTACAAGACCGTACCTGAAAGAGATCGACACGATAGCGGCGGCCATGAATGAAGTGGAGCAGGGCAATTTTCAGACTGAGGTTGCGGTCAATGAGAAGATGCCGGTGGAGATACGCAAGATCAGTTCCGGCTTCAATGAAATGGTTCAGCATATCGAGATGCTCATTGAGCAGGTGAAGGCGGCCATACTGGAGCAGAAAAATGCAGAGCTGTCCGCGCTGGAGGCACAGATCGATCCCCATTTCCTCTATAATACGCTGGACACGATCAACTGGAAGGCGATCGAGAGGGGAGAGTTTGAAATCAGCGAGATGGTGGGCGCACTGGCGGATATCCTGAGGTATACTGTAAAGAACGCCGGAGGGGAGACATCGATAGAACAGGAATTGTACTGGCTGCGTCAATATATCATACTGCAGAGCACGAAGGAGGGAAAGGAGATCCGGGTAACGCTTGACGTGCCGGATGAACTGAGAGGATGCCGCATTCACAAGCTGCTTTTGCAGCCCTTTGTGGAAAATGCGGTCAAACACGGCATGAAGCACAGAGAAGGGGAGTGTAAGATCGATATATCCATGCGCAGTACGGACCGTCAGATCCACATTATGATCATGGATAACGGAAACGGCATGACTGCCTCCACGCTGGCGAAGCTGAACTCCGGAGCATTTGAGCGTGATAAGGAGTATTTGAGCAGCCATCTTGGGATCGCCAATGTCAGAAAGCGGCTCAGGTTATATTATGGAGAACAGGCAGATATTTATTTTGAGAGCAGACTGGATAAATATACGAAGGTACACCTGTTTATTCCGGCGGTGGCCGCCCTGGAAGGAGGAACACACATATGAGAATAGTAGTTGTAGAGGACGAGGCGCCCATAAGGAACGGTATGAGCAGACTGCTTCAAAAGATCAATTCTGAGTATGAGCTTGCGGGCACGGCTGATAACGGCCTGCAGGGGCTGGAGCTGATCGAGCGGGTGAAGCCGGATCTCGTTATTCTGGATATTCATATGCCGGACATGGACGGGCTTACGATGCTTGCCAAAGTACGGGAAAAAGGAATCAGCTGCAAGGCGATTGTCCTGTCGGCATATTCAGACTTTTCCTATGCCAAGATCGCCATCGAGCTCGGCATTGAGAATTATCTGCTGAAACCGATCAAGATACCGGAACTGAAACGGGCGCTGGAGCAGGTGGAGAAAACGATCATAGAGGAGCAGAGCAAGGAAGAGTTTTTTACCCTTGAAAATATATTTTACCGCAGTGTGACCGGGCAGTTTATATCGGACAGGCAGACAGATATCACGCTGGAAAAGCATTTTCGCATTATGCCGGACGAGGAGATCGTTGTCTTTCTCGTAAAGCTTAGCGGCTGCTACCCGGTCTATCACGACACAGTCAGGTCGCTTCTGGAAGAGACGGGGATCCATAACGGTACGTTCTCCTCGTGTCTGCTGGAGTTTGAGGATAAGGAAGGTATCATCATGCTTCTCTATAAGATGGACGATCAGGATGAGCTGCGGCAGTATTTTCAAAAAGCAGTGATGCCGATGCTCTGCGGACAGGTAAAAGGCAGTTTCGCAGCGGTCTGGAGAGCGTGTGAGGGACTGGCGGGAGTGAACCCGGCGCTGGAGAATATGAGGGAAGATCTGGAATGGAATCTTGTCCTCGGCCGGGAAGTGCTCATCAGCAGAGAACGGATCGGGCAGGCCGAGGCTGTGCCGGTGAAATATCCTGTGGAAATAGAGACGCAGGCCAGACAGGCCATCGTGTCAAATCATAGGGAGGAATTTGACGCGTGTACGAAGCGTCTGAGGGAATATTTTCTGGCAGATGTCCATTTTCCAAAAGAAATAAAGGAGGCGTGCATCCGCTATTGTATGGCCATATATCATACGGCCAAGGAGGCCGGCAAAGTGTCAGAGGATACATCTGCCCAGGATATCATGAATCTGATCACTCAGGCATACACGTGGGAACAGATAGGGAAAGCATACGGCCTGTTCTATAAAAGCCTCAGGTTCCAGAGGGAGGAAGAGGCCACAAGTCTTATGGTGCAGCGCGCGGGACAGCTGATGCAGGAATATTACAATCAGGGGATAACACTGGAAGAGATCGCCCGGAAGCTCTGTGTGTCAGAAGAATATTTAAGCGCACAGTTTAAAAAGGAGACGGGTAAGACATTTACTGAGACGATACGGGGATACCGGATAGAGAAAGTAAAAGAGCTGCTGCTGCAGACTACGCTGAAGCTGAACCAGATCGCAGATCTGGCCGGATATACGGATCCGAAATATATGAGTAAGGTATTTAAAGATGAAGTCGGAGTGACACCTGCCGAGTATCGGAAACTGAATAATTAAGGCAGAAGTTTGTCGGAAATTGGACAAATACTGCTAAAAATTTCCACCTTTTTGAAAAATTTCCCCCTTTTTAATGAAACAATATATGGTAACATGGCAATAATTATAATGAACATATGGACTAGATATTGAATGGCTTATTGAACGTCAGACGTTTGATGAGCATAGATTAAAATGGTAAGGAGAGATTATTATGAGCAGAAAGACAGTGGTATTTCAAAGACCTGACGATGTCCTGGACTTTGTCAATAAGGTGGGCAAGTATCCTTTCGATATGGATATGAAACGCGGCAGATTCATTGTGGACGCGAAGTCTATATTAGGCCTTATGAATCTCGGACTGAAGAATAAGATCGAGCTCCAGGTTTATCATGACAGTTGTGATGAACTTTGGCAGGATATCGAAAAATACATTGCAGCGTAAGGTTGCTCTTGAATGAGGAAACTCCTCGGCGTATAATATATAGTTATCGGGTCATCAATGACCGGTAAGTATATATCTGGCGGACCATTTATGTCCGGCAGGGTATGCAGTGAGGAGTTTTTTTATTATGAAAAATGAAGTAAAGACAGACAGAAGCGGTTATCTTTTTGACAACAAAGCGCTTCTGGCATTGATCATTCCGCTTATCATCGAGCAGCTTCTGGCGGTGCTCGTCGGTATGGCGGATTCTATTATGATTGCAAGTGTCGGAGAGGCGGCCGTATCCGGCGTTTCCCTCGTAGACCAGATCATGGTGCTGCTCATCAATCTCTTCGGAGCGCTCGCCACAGGCGGCGCGGTCGTTGCGGGACAGTACCTCGGACAGAAAAATCAGAAGCAGGCATGCAGGGCGGCCACACAGCTCGTGTGGTTTATCACTGTCAGCGCGGTCGTCATAACGGTGATCGTGTACGCATGCAAGTTTTTTATCCTTCACGGTGTCTTCGGCAGGATAGAGCAGGACGTCATGGGCCATGCCAATACATATCTGATGATAGTGACCGCGTCGATCCCTTTCATGGCGCTGTATAACGGCGGAGCCGCCATCTTCCGCGCCATGGGAAACTCTAAAGTATCCATGCAGGTATCGATCGTAATGAACATCATAAACGTAGCGGGAAATGCTCTGCTGATCTACGGGTTCCACAGAGGAACGGAAGGTGTCGCCATCCCGACGCTCGTCTCCCGTATGGTGGCCGCGGTGCTCATCATTGCTCTTCTTGTAAATCAGACGAGGACGCTGCATATAGAAAAGACACTGCGCTACCGGCCGGACTGGAGGCTTGTGAAAAAGATCCTGAGTATCGGGATCCCGAACGGTCTGGAAAACAGTATGTTCCAGCTCGGAAAGATACTCGTGCTGAGCCTCGTGTCTACGTTCGGCACCTATGCCATAGCGGCCAATGCGGTATCCAATGCCGTGGCGCTGTTCCAGATACTTCCCGGCATGGCGATGACACTGGCGGCCACGACCGTCATTGCCCGCTGTGTGGGGGCGGGAGACTATGAACAGGTCCGCTATTATAATAAGAAGCTGATCATGATCACCCACATCTGCATGGTTGTGACGGTTGGGGCCATTTTCCTCATACTGCCGTTTATTTTAAAGGCATATCATCTGTCGGATCTGACGGCTGGCGTCACAAAGCAGATCCTGTATTTCCACGGGATCAGCGCAATACTCATATGGCCGGTATCCTTTATCCTCCCGGCCACGTTCCGGGCGTCGGGGGATGCAAAGGCGTGCATGTACATCTCCATTTTGTCCATGTGGATCTTCCGTATCATATTCAGCTACATTCTCGGCAAATATATGGGACTGGGCGTATTCGGCATATGGGTCGCCATGGTTATCGACTGGATCTTCCGTGTAATCTGCTTTGCTATCCGGTATTTCCGCGGAAGCTGGAAGAAAAAAGCAATCGTATAATGTGCCTAAAGTTGTACGTTACCCTTGTAAATGCAGAGGGGCTCGTATATAATTGAAAAATAGTTTAGACATAGGAGGAACTTCTTGTGAAGAGAGAATTAGTAATTGTGATAGATTTCGGCGGCCAGTATAACCAGTTGGTGGCGCGCCGTGTCAGAGAATGCAATGTATATTGTGAGATCTATTCTTATAAAACAGATATTGAGAAGATCAAAGAGCTGAATCCCATGGGGATCATCCTGACGGGCGGCCCGAACAGCTGCTATATGCCGGACTCACCGACTTACAGCAGAGAGCTGTTTGAGCTTGGCATCCCGGTGCTTGGCCTCTGCTACGGCGCGCAGCTTATGATGCACGTGCTTGGCGGCAAGGTGGAAAGCGCGGATGTCCGAGAGTACGGCAAGACAGAAGTGCTGATCGACAAGAAAACGTCCAGAATATTTGACCAGGTCTCATCCCCGACCATATGCTGGATGAGTCATTTTGACTATATATCCAGGACAGCTCCCAGATTTGAAATAACAGCCCACACGGCCGACTGTCCTGTGGCGGCGGCAGAAGATGAGGCGAAGAAATTATATGCCATCCAGTACCACCCGGAAGTGCTTCATACGGTGGAAGGCACAAAGATGCTCTCCAACTTTGTGCACAATGTATGCGGCTGTGCCGGCGACTGGAGAATGGATTCCTTTGTGGAAGAATCCATCCGTTCGATCCGGGAAAAGGTCGGAAGCGGCAAGGTGCTCTGCGCCCTGTCCGGCGGCGTGGATTCCTCTGTGGCGGCAGTCATGCTCTCCAAGGCGATCGGCAGCCAGCTTACGTGTGTGTTCGTCGACCACGGCCTGCTGCGCAAGAATGAGGGCGACGAGGTGGAGGCAGTCTTCGGACCGGAAGGCCACTACGATTTGAACTTCATCCGTGTAAACGCGCAGGAGAGATTTTACGAAAGACTTGCCGGAGTGTCAGAGCCGGAAGACAAAAGAAAGATCATCGGGGAAGAGTTCATCCGTGTGTTTGAAGAAGAAGCCCGGAAAATAGGGGCCGTTGATTTCCTCGTGCAGGGAACCATCTACCCGGATGTGGTGGAGAGCGGGCTCGGCGGTGAGTCTGCGGTCATCAAATCTCATCACAATGTAGGAGGACTGCCGGACTATGTTGATTTCAAAGAGATCATTGAGCCGCTGCGTGACTTGTTCAAGGATGAAGTCCGCAAAGCAGGCCTGGAGATGGGCATTCCGGAATACCTCGTATTCCGCCAGCCGTTCCCGGGACCAGGGCTTGGCATCCGTATCGTCGGCGAAGTTACGGCCGAGAAGGTGAAAATGGTGCAGGACGCCGACGCCATTTACCGGGAAGAGATAGCCAGCGCCGGGCTGGACAAAGGCATCGGCCAATACTTTGCGGCGCTGACGAATATGAGAAGCGTCGGGGTTATGGGCGATGAGAGGACGTATGACTATGCAGTGGCGCTGCGGGCCGTGAATACGATAGACTTTATGACCGCGGAGGCGGCGGAGATCCCGTGGAGCGTGCTGCAGAAGGTGACGAGCAGGATTATAAATGAGGTGGATCATGTGAATCGGGTTATGTATGATATTACCTCGAAGCCGCCGGGGACGATAGAGTTTGAGTAAAACTTATTCATTAGAGAAAAGCCCGTTGTACCGCTTGATAATCAGACGAAAACTGGCTGAATATTTGGACTTACCTACGGATTATTTTACAGAAAATCATGACTATAAATATAATGAATTTTCAAAACCAAATGGAGACGGCGAAAGACATTTCACTGAACCACTAGAAGATTTAAAGATTATTAAGAAAAAAATTGTAAATTACTCAAACGAATAGAAACACCAGAGTGGGTGATGTCCGGGAAAAAATCTTATAGTTATATCACTAATTCAGAAACACATTTGCAATATAAATTTATCAAAACAATGGATATTTCAAAATTTTATGAATCAGCACAGCGAAGTAAAGTATATAAAATGTTCATTCAAACATTTAAAATGGAACATGATATTGCATGGATTATGACTGAAGTGGTAACATATAATGGAGTATTACCAACGGGGAGTCCTTCTAGCCAGCTTATAGTGTATTGGACATATTGCGATCTGTTTGATATGATTAACAACTTGATAAAACAATATTATTGTCATTTTTCTCTTTACGTAGACGACATGACTTTCTCGTCTCATAAACCCATTTCTTTAAAGTTAAGGGATGAAGTGGCGATTATTAAAAAAAGCATGGATTAAAGGCAAAACCACAAAAAGATCATTATTATCAAGCGAAGGATTTTAAGGTGGTTACTGGTGTTGGAATAAGGGATGGTAACAAGATTGTTCTTAACGGTAAACGCAAAAAAATCATAGACATATATGAAGAATGTAAGAAAAATCCTGATATATATAATTGAAAAGCTGGGCGGAACATTATGTTCCCGGAGGCAAATTGAACTTAGTATATTTCCTGAAATATATAATTACATTATACATTATAATGATGAATTAAAGAGCTTGTCAAAAGATAGATTTTATAGGGCTCAAAGAATAAAATATTTTAAGGAATGCAAAAAAAGAGAACATGCAAATTTATCATAAATTAAAGGTTTTGAATGTTTAATTAATCTTGTACAAGACGAAAAGGAGTTATTATGGCAAAAATAGTAGAGTTGTTTAATCATAAAGGTGGGGTTAGTAAAACAACAACAACCTTTCATTTAGCATGGAAGCTATCTCAACAAGGTAAAAAAGTTTTATTAGTAGATGGAGATTCACAATGCAATTTGACAGGAATGTTTTTGGGTGAAACATTTGATGAATATTATGTTAATGAAGCTACAAAAAATATGAATTTGAAAGATGCAGTAAAAGTTGCATTTACTGGAAGACCCCAGCCTATTGAGGCAATAGAGTGTCCTATTCACATTAAAAATCCAAATTTATATATAATACCTGGACATATGGATTTATCGGAATATGAATCGTCATTAAGTCTTGCTTTAAACAGTAATAACGCAATAGTAACATTGCAAAATTTGCCGGGTTCTTTTTATGAGCTGATAAAAAAATGCTGTGAAAAATACGGGATTGACTATGTATTTATAGATATGAATCCGGGACTAAGTGCAATCAATCAGACTTTCTTTTCATATGCAGATGCATTTATTGTACCTGCAAACCCTGATCCTTTTTCAACGATGGCACTAAAAACTTTAAAACAGACATTGCCAAAATGGAAAAGATGGGCATTACAGGCAAAAGAAATGTTTAAGGATTCTGCATATCCATTGCCGGAATGTGAGATGAAATTTATAGGAGAAATCATCCAGAGATTTAATTTGAGAAATCATAAGGCAGCAAAGCCATATACTGGCAAAATAACTGAAATTAAGACTTATATAGAAACAGAATTTGTACGTGAACTAGAAAAATATGACATGGTATATGACATATCATCCTTGATTCAAGCTGGTGTACTCACAGATAGATGTCTTGGAGAAATCCCTGAGTTTGGCGCGTTAATACAAAAGGCTAATGAAGCTATGCTTCCGGTATTTGATTTATCAAAAGAGGATATGGGAACGGTGGGAAATGTATATGACAGTATGGAAGAAAAAAGGGAACTTTTTAATGATATGTATAAAAAAATTGTTAAAGTGATTATGGAGTTAGTGTAATGTTGATTGCATATAAAAGATTTACCGATTTGGTAAATAACACGCAGAATGTTGGAGTTCTGTATGAATATATAGAGAATACGATGAAAGCTCCTGTTGATACAAGCGACTTATTAAGATGGCAATGGATTCAGTGCATTTCAGTGTTTGATAAATTTGTTCATGATATTGTACGAATAGGAATGGTTGAGATATTTCAGGGAAATAGGATTTCTACACCAAAATTTAATGATTTCCAAATAGATTACCAAACATATGAAAATATAATTAACAATCCTTTAATAGCAAGTACAGTATTTGAGCAAAGAGTAATACTTAAACATAGCTTTTTGGCGTTTCAAGATCCGGTCAAAGTTGCAGATGCGTTGTCTTATATCTGGAATGAAAACGATAAATGGGGAAAGATTTCAGGGTTGATATGCATGAATAAAAAAGACTGCGTGACTTTTTTGAAAAATGCAGTCATTCGTCGAAACCAAATTGTTCATGAGAGTGATTACACGGATGCACTTTCAAGACGACAAGACATTTATGCCCAAGATGTAGTTGATATACGAAATTATACTTTAAAGGTAGGTGGAGCAATTTATAATTGCGTAAAATAAAACATAAAATGTTGCAGATGCTTATAGCACGAATTATTGATAACAATGCAATGATAACACTAGTGCGTATAGTACATAGAAACAAGACAGTTGGAGAAAAATAAAATCAAATAGAGCCAACCCACCTATACAAAATTGTATAGAATCAATTTTGATTTTGCGAGTTTGAATAAGAGAAATTTCATATGATTTATTTTATATGGCAGGTAGTCTATAAGGTTGCCTGCTATATATGTGTTGTTTCTAAATATAGATATTATTAAATTGTTTTGTTGTTAACTTTACATTTAAGAAAGGATAAAATTAATGGAGAACATAAAGTATCAAGTTTTTATAAGTTCTACATATTCTGATTTGATGAACGAGCGAAAGCAAGTGCTAGATATTTTGCTTATGGCAGATTGCATTCCAGCGGGGATGGAAAATTTTGTTGCAACAGATGACGAACAGTTTAATGTCATAAAAAAAGTAATTGATTTATGTGATTATTATGTCCTGATTTTGGGGCGACGCTATGGGTCAGTGAATGAGACAACAGGGATTAGTTATACTGAGATGGAATATAACTATGCAATAGATAAAGGAATTCCTGTTCTTGTGTTTGTATTGGATGATTCGGTAGAAATTGATAATGAAAAAAAGGAAAAAGATGATATAAAAAGAGGAAAATTGGCTGAATTTAAAAGTAAGGCTATGAGAAATAGATTGGCAAGTATTTGGAGAGATCAATCAGAATTAATGGGAAAAGTTGCGATTGCAATTATGCAGGCGAAAAACGAAATAAAGCGTCCCGGATGGCATAGAGGAAATGATGTGGAAAGGGAAAGATTATTAAAAGAAATTGATTTGTTGAGAAAAGAAAATGAAGATTTACGAAAGGGCGTAGAGTTACATGACAATAAGCCAATAGATTTTAATGGTATATTTTATGGTAAGGAGATAACCTTGCACTATACAGAACGAGTTTATGTTTTTACAAAGGATACTGTAATTCATGAGAAAAACGTGGTTACGACACTCGATAAGCTGTATCAATTTGTTTCATTGAGAATTACTGGTATTAAAAAACTATCAGAGTTTCAGGAGGCAGTAAGTGGATTTGTGTCAGGATATTATGTAGATACTCAAGATGCACTAATTGTTAGAAATAAATATGAACAATTAGGATTAATAAATAGTTTTGTTGGGAAAGACAATATTGAAATGATTGAAATGACAGATTTAGGTAAAGATATTATGAATAAATTAAATCAGTAAAGAAGAAGCATATAGCAGTAACATTTTGGAAACAGAAAATCAGTAAGCCAGAATAAATGATGTAATTGAAGTAAAGAACGGCGTGTATTTGCAGAAAACTTAAGCAAATATAATTAATTACAACAAAGGACACGCCGAGTTCGAGTAAAAGTATTTTTATATGAATTGTCTTGAATGGCAGGTAGTCTATGAGATTGCCTGCCATATTTACAATCTTTATATTGCAAAGTATTATATCTTCTGATAAAATAGAAATAGAACATATGTTTGAAAGCGCATTAAGTTTACGAGCATATTATTAAAGAAAATTGTCTGTGAGGGGAGGTTAAGAATAAATGAAAATATGAGGATTGATGATAATGGAACAGAAGTCTGGTGATAGGTAATGTTGTGAATAAAAATGCGTATATTTCTTTGACTGACATAGCGAAATACAAGAATCCAAATCATGCGTTTAATTTAACGCTTTAACAATGGATAATAGCAACGAATGCATAGGTATTACATCAAAATCAGGTAGATATGGTGGTACTTATGTTCATACAGAAATAGCATTTGAGTTTGCCTCATGGATTTCCCCAGAATTTAAACTCTATATTATTAAGCATTATCAGCGATTAAAGAAAGATGAAGCAAGTAGACTTGCAATTGGTTGGAATTTTAAGAGGGAACTTTCAAAAATAAATTATTGTATTCCCACATATGCGGTAAAGGAATTTCTAACAACACCCATATTATCTCCACAGGAGATGGCATATACATACGTTTCGGATGCAGATATTTTTAATATGGCATTGTTTGGAAAGACAGCGGCACAGTGGAGAAATGAAAAAGGGATAAGTGTAAAGATAGCTAATATTAGAGATTTTGCATCGGCGTAACAGTTAGTTGTACTTATCAATCTAGAAGATGCAAATGCCGATTTAATAAGACAAGAAGTGCCTAATTGGAACGTTTGAAGATATTGAGAGATAAGGCATATGGCAATTAGAACGTTTAAAAAAGAATCAAGAAACTGTTACTGCATTGAAACAAAACCTTATTTAAGATATATAAAAATAAGTAAGAGAGGAAGGGGTTATATGGCGACAAAAAAACAATTTCTTCGAGATTATATAAAGGCAATTAGAGATGGAAATGCAGCCGTGTTTGCAGGAGCAGGGTTATCACGATCTTCGGGATTTGTTGTGTGGAAAGAACTCCTTCGTCCTTTAGCAGAAGATATAGGATTGAATATTGATGATGAGTATGATCTCACGGCTGTTGCT
This is a stretch of genomic DNA from [Clostridium] hylemonae DSM 15053. It encodes these proteins:
- a CDS encoding histidine kinase, which translates into the protein MKRERTLRQKLTPFFILAVAVPIVIFACLSMYRLEQSMRASLDRQIDGNLNKADQCLDMVLDKYGTLLYDLCTDDEVISLVEEINRDQDGLEVNSNYLRRRLSHICNRNDGIEGITIITAEGRAIYYDHLSASSVSSSWAADVAPPLITHGAVYEGMTEPVSSGGDEVYMLRIARRLVNYEDIHKETGTVVMSINESLLTEALDAWDVAENYLLCDNVVISARDNKDIGKTAEDIRRDGYEYTSAVNETTGFTIYNRQSLKAYHDTLYEQGGFWLLITAALAGGVFVLGYVLTRPYLKEIDTIAAAMNEVEQGNFQTEVAVNEKMPVEIRKISSGFNEMVQHIEMLIEQVKAAILEQKNAELSALEAQIDPHFLYNTLDTINWKAIERGEFEISEMVGALADILRYTVKNAGGETSIEQELYWLRQYIILQSTKEGKEIRVTLDVPDELRGCRIHKLLLQPFVENAVKHGMKHREGECKIDISMRSTDRQIHIMIMDNGNGMTASTLAKLNSGAFERDKEYLSSHLGIANVRKRLRLYYGEQADIYFESRLDKYTKVHLFIPAVAALEGGTHI
- a CDS encoding response regulator transcription factor, encoding MRIVVVEDEAPIRNGMSRLLQKINSEYELAGTADNGLQGLELIERVKPDLVILDIHMPDMDGLTMLAKVREKGISCKAIVLSAYSDFSYAKIAIELGIENYLLKPIKIPELKRALEQVEKTIIEEQSKEEFFTLENIFYRSVTGQFISDRQTDITLEKHFRIMPDEEIVVFLVKLSGCYPVYHDTVRSLLEETGIHNGTFSSCLLEFEDKEGIIMLLYKMDDQDELRQYFQKAVMPMLCGQVKGSFAAVWRACEGLAGVNPALENMREDLEWNLVLGREVLISRERIGQAEAVPVKYPVEIETQARQAIVSNHREEFDACTKRLREYFLADVHFPKEIKEACIRYCMAIYHTAKEAGKVSEDTSAQDIMNLITQAYTWEQIGKAYGLFYKSLRFQREEEATSLMVQRAGQLMQEYYNQGITLEEIARKLCVSEEYLSAQFKKETGKTFTETIRGYRIEKVKELLLQTTLKLNQIADLAGYTDPKYMSKVFKDEVGVTPAEYRKLNN
- a CDS encoding HPr family phosphocarrier protein is translated as MSRKTVVFQRPDDVLDFVNKVGKYPFDMDMKRGRFIVDAKSILGLMNLGLKNKIELQVYHDSCDELWQDIEKYIAA
- a CDS encoding MATE family efflux transporter, which codes for MKNEVKTDRSGYLFDNKALLALIIPLIIEQLLAVLVGMADSIMIASVGEAAVSGVSLVDQIMVLLINLFGALATGGAVVAGQYLGQKNQKQACRAATQLVWFITVSAVVITVIVYACKFFILHGVFGRIEQDVMGHANTYLMIVTASIPFMALYNGGAAIFRAMGNSKVSMQVSIVMNIINVAGNALLIYGFHRGTEGVAIPTLVSRMVAAVLIIALLVNQTRTLHIEKTLRYRPDWRLVKKILSIGIPNGLENSMFQLGKILVLSLVSTFGTYAIAANAVSNAVALFQILPGMAMTLAATTVIARCVGAGDYEQVRYYNKKLIMITHICMVVTVGAIFLILPFILKAYHLSDLTAGVTKQILYFHGISAILIWPVSFILPATFRASGDAKACMYISILSMWIFRIIFSYILGKYMGLGVFGIWVAMVIDWIFRVICFAIRYFRGSWKKKAIV
- the guaA gene encoding glutamine-hydrolyzing GMP synthase, with the protein product MKRELVIVIDFGGQYNQLVARRVRECNVYCEIYSYKTDIEKIKELNPMGIILTGGPNSCYMPDSPTYSRELFELGIPVLGLCYGAQLMMHVLGGKVESADVREYGKTEVLIDKKTSRIFDQVSSPTICWMSHFDYISRTAPRFEITAHTADCPVAAAEDEAKKLYAIQYHPEVLHTVEGTKMLSNFVHNVCGCAGDWRMDSFVEESIRSIREKVGSGKVLCALSGGVDSSVAAVMLSKAIGSQLTCVFVDHGLLRKNEGDEVEAVFGPEGHYDLNFIRVNAQERFYERLAGVSEPEDKRKIIGEEFIRVFEEEARKIGAVDFLVQGTIYPDVVESGLGGESAVIKSHHNVGGLPDYVDFKEIIEPLRDLFKDEVRKAGLEMGIPEYLVFRQPFPGPGLGIRIVGEVTAEKVKMVQDADAIYREEIASAGLDKGIGQYFAALTNMRSVGVMGDERTYDYAVALRAVNTIDFMTAEAAEIPWSVLQKVTSRIINEVDHVNRVMYDITSKPPGTIEFE
- a CDS encoding ParA family protein; protein product: MAKIVELFNHKGGVSKTTTTFHLAWKLSQQGKKVLLVDGDSQCNLTGMFLGETFDEYYVNEATKNMNLKDAVKVAFTGRPQPIEAIECPIHIKNPNLYIIPGHMDLSEYESSLSLALNSNNAIVTLQNLPGSFYELIKKCCEKYGIDYVFIDMNPGLSAINQTFFSYADAFIVPANPDPFSTMALKTLKQTLPKWKRWALQAKEMFKDSAYPLPECEMKFIGEIIQRFNLRNHKAAKPYTGKITEIKTYIETEFVRELEKYDMVYDISSLIQAGVLTDRCLGEIPEFGALIQKANEAMLPVFDLSKEDMGTVGNVYDSMEEKRELFNDMYKKIVKVIMELV
- a CDS encoding HEPN domain-containing protein, giving the protein MLIAYKRFTDLVNNTQNVGVLYEYIENTMKAPVDTSDLLRWQWIQCISVFDKFVHDIVRIGMVEIFQGNRISTPKFNDFQIDYQTYENIINNPLIASTVFEQRVILKHSFLAFQDPVKVADALSYIWNENDKWGKISGLICMNKKDCVTFLKNAVIRRNQIVHESDYTDALSRRQDIYAQDVVDIRNYTLKVGGAIYNCVK
- a CDS encoding DUF4062 domain-containing protein, whose amino-acid sequence is MENIKYQVFISSTYSDLMNERKQVLDILLMADCIPAGMENFVATDDEQFNVIKKVIDLCDYYVLILGRRYGSVNETTGISYTEMEYNYAIDKGIPVLVFVLDDSVEIDNEKKEKDDIKRGKLAEFKSKAMRNRLASIWRDQSELMGKVAIAIMQAKNEIKRPGWHRGNDVERERLLKEIDLLRKENEDLRKGVELHDNKPIDFNGIFYGKEITLHYTERVYVFTKDTVIHEKNVVTTLDKLYQFVSLRITGIKKLSEFQEAVSGFVSGYYVDTQDALIVRNKYEQLGLINSFVGKDNIEMIEMTDLGKDIMNKLNQ
- a CDS encoding KilA-N domain-containing protein produces the protein MDNSNECIGITSKSGRYGGTYVHTEIAFEFASWISPEFKLYIIKHYQRLKKDEASRLAIGWNFKRELSKINYCIPTYAVKEFLTTPILSPQEMAYTYVSDADIFNMALFGKTAAQWRNEKGISVKIANIRDFASA